One window from the genome of Kryptolebias marmoratus isolate JLee-2015 linkage group LG1, ASM164957v2, whole genome shotgun sequence encodes:
- the vamp8 gene encoding vesicle-associated membrane protein 8, which produces MDYDPERGGMEEAPEQKDKVQTLKDQVDGVKSIMTQNVDRILARGERLDDLMGKSEDLQEGAKGFKQTSQKVARAYWWKNVKLIVVIVVIVVVIVLIIVLLATGVIPTSAPVGPIVPTTPKPKP; this is translated from the exons ATGGACTATGACCCG GAGCGGGGAGGAATGGAGGAGGCACCGGAGCAGAAGGACAAGGTGCAGACCTTGAAAGATCAAGTGGACGGAGTGAAAAGCATCATGACACAGAATGTGGACCGGATCCTGGCCCGGGGTGAAAGGCTGGACGACCTCATGGGCAAGTCTGAGGATCTGCAAGAAGGG GCTAAGGGCTTCAAGCAGACATCTCAGAAAGTTGCCCGCGCCTACTGGTGGAAAAACGTCAAGCTGATCGTGGTGATCGTGGTGATCGTGGTCGTCATCGTCCTCATCATCGTGCTCTTGGCCACTGGAGTGATTCCGACCAGCGCGCCTGTGGGTCCAATTGTTCCGACCACCCCCAAGCCCAAGCCCTGA